CCGATAGCGACCGCCCGCATGGAAACGCTTCCGTGGGCGATGCCATTCACGGGAAAGCCGACCGTTTCTTCTTGCCCTTTCAGGGCAAGGATATAAAGGAGCGGCCAGTAGTGGTCCGGCGTAGGTATTGAAAGCATGGCCGCCGGACCAAGCCTCGTATATTCGATAAGCGCCTCGTGGTCCCCCTCCTCGATCAACTTCCGGGAAAGCTCGTCGAATTCGATCGACCAGTCGTAAGGATCGGCGTCCGGATCGTAATCGACCCGGCCGAGGTTGTGGACGATGTTGCCACTGCCGACGATCAGCACTCCCTTGTCGCGAAGCGGCGCCAGTTCCTTCCCGATCCGGTAATGGAATTCAGACGGCTTGCTCATGTCGATACTGAGCTGAAAAACCGGTATGTCAGCATCGGGGAACAGCCGCAGCAGCGGCACCCAGGTCCCATGGTCAAGCCCCCAGTCCCGGTCACGTTCCACCCTGGTTTTCCTCACCAGGGAAATCAGATCTTCAGCCAGTTCCGGCGCACCCGGGCAGGCATATTCGATCCCGTACAACTCCTCCGGAAATCCCCAGAAATCATGGATGGTCCGCGGTCGCGGCGAAGTGTGCACTGATGTGCCGTGGGTAAGCCAGTGGGCGGAAACCGAGAGCACGGCGGCGGGCCTGGGCAGCCTGCCACCCAGTTCCTTCCAGGCACGGGAGTAAGTATTATCCTCGATCCCGTTCAGGGGGCTGCCGTGCCCCACGAAAAGTGCGGGCATCTTCTCAGTCCCGGGGAACTTTTCAGCCTGATGTCTAAACTGTTCAGGATTCATCTTTGAAACCTCGGCGGACGCTATACCTCAGGGTACCCCTCAGGGGATGCCTGGTAACTTCCGAAACTCCAGTGAAGGTTTGGGACCTGTCTACATGATAGCGATCAGGGAGTGACAGGTGCAGATGAACTCGATGACGGATGAAAAGCCATACGAGCCAGATGTGCTGCTGGGCGTGAGCGCAAAGGGCTGGGCGTCCCTGGGCGGCGGTTTCGCGGCAGCACTGATAGTCTCCCTGCTTCCGTTCCTGCAGTATGTCTTCAGCTTCTTCTCGATCCTGGTCCATGAGATGGGCCACGCCCTGTCGGGCTGGCTGTTCGGCTACCCGTCTATCCCTTCCTTCGATTTCTATTACGGCGGCGGGGTCACGCTGCACCAGAACCGGCTCATATTCCTTGCGGGCGCCGTCCTGCTGCTCTTCGCGATCCTGGGATTCATGGTCAGGGAAAGCAACGCGAAGTTGCTGCTGGTTGCAGCCGGCGCCGCGGCTTATGCATTCCTGGCGTTCACGCTCTGGCATGAGGTCCTTATCATCGCGCTGGGGCATGGTACCGAACTGATCATCGCCGGCATATTCATCTACAGGGCTGCCAGCGGTAGCGCCATCCTGCAAAAAGCCGAGCGGCCTGTCTATGCATTCATTGGCTTTCTGATAATCGTCCAGAATCTGATGTTCAACTATCGCCTGATCACCAGCACTACCTTCCGCTTCGAATATGAATACGCCAAAGGCGGTATGGAGATGGACTACAGCCGCCTGGCTTATGAATACCTTCATCTCAGTCTGGCCTCGGTTGCGACGCTGTTCCTGGTCATGACCATCGCGACCCCGTTCATCAGTCTCGGGGTCAACATGGCGCAGCGCCTGCGTGACTAGCCAGCCGGCTGCAGGCTACCGGATTTCGCCCCATAAATGGACCGTAGTATAATCGTGGCTTCAGGAAACGATCAAGGGGAGACACGATATGGCCTCATCCGAATTCATCAGCGGCAATCCCAGCCTTGAATGCAAATATGGCGAGAACGGCTACCAGACGCCCGCAGCGTTGTATAGCGGCGGCACCGCCGATCCGCTCGCCATGGACAGGTTCGATGTGGTCCAGGGGACCGCTCCCAGCTACAACAATCTCTGCGACCTGGACCGTCTGCTCCAGACCTCTACCCATATAGCTGCTGGTTTCGATGTGAACAGCGGCGTGGTGCCGCGCATCGCCGTCGCCTGCAAGCACGGCAATCCCTGCGGCGGCGCGGCAGGCGACGATGCGGCGAAGGTCGTCATGGCCGCGCTTGAAGGCGATCTTCGCGCGGTCTTCGGCGGCCTGGTGCTACTCAACTTCCAGGTGGACGAGGAGATCGCCGAAGTGCTGATGACCCACAAGATGGACGCCGGCGGCCGCCGGCTCCTGGACGGCATCGTCGCTCCTGGTTTCACCGCCGGAGCCATGGAGATGCTCGAGCGCAAGGGTGATAAATGCCGCCTGCTGGCCAACCCGGCCCTGGAGAACATGGACCGGGGATCTCTCGACGCGGCGCAGCGTTTCCGTTATGTGCGCGGCGGCTTCCTGGCTCAGCCGAACTACACTTTCGTGCCGGAGCTTATGTCCGGAGCGGTGGAGAGGACCGGCGAGGCCAGCGACCGCCAGGTCGGCGACATGATCCTCGCCTGGGCGATCGGTTCGACATCCAACAGCAACACGGTGACCATCGTGCGTGAGGGAATGCTTCTCGGCAACGGCGTCGGCCAGCAGGACCGGGTCGGCGGCTGCAAGCTCGCGGTGATGCGGGCGAAGGATGCCGGCCATGACACCAGCGGCTCGGTCGCTTACAGCGACAGCTTCTTCCCCTTCGTCGACGGGCCGACTGAGCTCGCGGACGCCGGTGTCGAAGCTATAGTGGCGACCAGCGGCTCTATCCGTGACGATGAGGTGAAGGAATTCTGCCAGGGCAGGGGGATCACCCTGTTCCTGTATCCCGATTCCGCGGGACGAGGTTTCTTCGGCCACTGAGCACATCTGTAGGAAAAAACTGAACACCAAAACATCACAGGACCGCTCCCATATGGGGGCGGTTTCTTTTACTCAAACCAAATCACCTCTTGACACCGAATGCCCCTTGATTTATTCTACGCCGTAGATTAGTATTTCTACATTGTAGTAAAGTTCCTACACCGTAGGATTAGTCCCTGCTAGAACAGTCAGTTGTATCAGGAAGTGAGGCGAAGATGGCACCACCAAGAAAAAGAGCTTCATCAGATGAAGGAAAGTCCCGCCCGGGGCTTACCCGTGAAGCGATTATTGCCGCCGCCCTGGAGATAGTCGACAAAGAGGGCCTGGATGCCCTTTCCATGAGGCACCTGGGGTCCGTTCTCAAGGTCGACCCCATGGCGATCTACTACCATGTGCCCAACAAATCGGCATTGCTCGACGGCCTCATGGAAGCGGTCATGTCCGAGATCGACCTGTCGCTGGACGATCCTTCACAGCCGGGCCCTGAGCGCATCCGTGTGGCGGCCCACATGTATCGTAACGTGATGATGGCCCATCCCAACGCGGTCCAGGTGGTTGCCGTCCGTAACCTCAATACTACGGAGTCATTCCGCCCGGTCGAATTCCTCCTTGGCGTTTTTGTCGAAGCTGGCCTTTCCCCGGCCATGGCCATGGCCGCAGTGGACATCTTCGCCCTGTTCGTCCGCGGCTTTGTCCTTTTTGAAACCGGTAAGACCCTGGCTGAAGAAGCCGCCTGTAAGGGATGTGAGGCTGCTGATCTCCTGAAACAGATACTTCCAATGGACGAATTCCCGGTCATGTATGAAGTGATGGCAAAGACCCGCTTCAACACTGCTGATGAGGAATTCGATCTTGGCATCAGGGCTCTGATAAGGGGCATGTTCGAGACTTTCAATGAAAACGCTGAGCAAATCGAGGAGTGTGATTAGTATGAGCCTGTCCACTGGAAAAGTAGCGGCAAAATGCGCCCGCCATCCCTGGATGACGATCGGTGTCTGGCTTGTCATCCTCGTTGCCGCGATAGCCGCCTCTTCGATGCTTCTCAGCAGCGCACTGACTACCGAGATGAAGTTCACCAGCCCCACTGAATCGGACCAGGGGTTCAACCTGTTGTCTGACAGGTTGCGGGGCCCTGAAAGGGTCAAGGAGATCGCAGTCGTGACATCGAAGGACGCCACGGTCGACGATCCCGCGTTCAAGGCGCAGGTCGACCTTCTGGCTCTTGACCTGATCGCACTGGGTAGCGATGTGGTCGAGGGCGGCACCTACTACTATCAGTTCCGGGATGAGACCCTCGTCTCGAAAGATCGCCACACGACGATATTGCCGATCGTGATGGCCGGCACGATCGCCGACGCGATTGACAACGTCGACCAGATCCACGAGGTGGCGGCGGACGCCGCCGAGCGCAGCGGTTACGAAATCGTCGTCACCGGCACCGCCAGCAGCAATGCCGAATCCAACCAGCTGTCCGAAAGCGATCTGCAGAAAGCCGAGCTGTTCGGCATTCCGGTGGCCATGATCATCCTGGTCGTCGTTTTCGGCACTCTGGTTGCCGCCGGACTGCCGCTGATACTCGCCGGTTTCTCGATCATCATTGCCATAGGTATCACCGCGCTGGTCGGGCAGCAGTTCGAGATGAGCTTCTTTGTGGTCAACATGATCACGATGATGGGCATGGCGGTCGGTATCGATTATTCGCTTTTCGTGGTATCCCGTTACCGTGAGGAGCTGCTAGCTGGGCGGGACAGATACGAGGCCATTGAGATCGCAGGTTCGACTGCCAGCCGGGCGGTACTGTTCAGCGGCATGACCGTGATCCTGGCACTGGCGGGGCTGCTGATCGTACCCATGAGCATCTTTTACAGCCTGGGCGCAGGTGCGATCTTCGTGGTGGCCGTATCCGTACTTGCTGCCCTGACACTGCTGCCTGCGGTCCTGGGACTGATGGGGGAGAAGATCAACAGCCTGAGGGTTCCCTTCATCCATAGCTATGAGGCCGGTCGTGAAGGCGGGGAGGGTGGCCGTTTCTGGGACTGGATCACCCGCAAGGTCATGGGCCGGCCGGTGATAAGCGCGGTGCTGGCGGTCAGCCTGCTGCTCCTGCCGGCGCTTTACTACTTTCAGATCGAGACCGGCGCCAACGGCATCAATGCCCTTCCGGCGGAATTCGAATCCCGCAGAGGCTTTGAGATCCTTGACCGGGAATTCTCCTTCGGACTGGTATCACCTGTGGAGATCGTGATCGACGGCGACGTGAATTCGCCGGCCGTCAAGGACGCGATCGCCAGGTTGCAGGAAGAGCTCAAGGGTGATGAAGTCTTCTACGGGAATGGCCAAGTGCAGACCAACGACAGCGGCGACCTGGCATTGCTTTCAGTTCCGGTATCGGGTTCACCCGAGAGCGACCAGGCGACTGGAGCTGTCAAGAAGTTGCGCCAGGAATATATACCCCGGATATTCGCCGATTCGGGAGCGGATGTGAAAATCACGGGCGCCTCGGCCATGAACCTGGATTATTTCAACATGACCGACGACTACCGTCCCATCGTCTTCATCTTTGTGCTGGGACTGAGTTTCGTGTTGCTGACAGTCGTCTTCCACTCGCTGGTGGTGCCGCTGAAGGCAATCCTCATGAACCTGCTCTCGGTGGGAGCAGCCTATGGTCTGATCGTTCTGGTCTTCCAGGAGGGCATCGGCGCCAGCCTGTTCGGCTTCCAGCAGGTGCCGGTCATCGAAGCCTGGGTACCGATATTCCTGTTCTCGGTGCTTTTCGGCCTCTCGATGGATTATCACGTCTTCCTGCTGGGACGCATCCGCGAGAATTACGTGCTGACCGGCGACAACAGCGAGTCGGTGGCCTCCGGCCTCAGATCGACCGGGCGGATCATCACTGGCGCAGCCCTTATCATGGTAGCTGTATTCAGCGGTTTCGCCAGCGGGCAGCTGGTCATGTTCCAGCAGATGGGTTTCGGCCTGGCGGTTTCGGTGCTGCTGGATGCCACCATCGTGCGGAGCGTGCTCGTGCCTGCGACTATGAAACTGCTCGGTGACTGGAACTGGTATCTGCCCCGCTGGCTGCAGTGGCTGCCGGATGTCCATGTGGAAGGGGGCGGCGGAGAGCCACGGGACGCTACTGTAGACAGCTCTTCAGTTTCCGGGCACACAGAGGCAGGGCTGCGCAGGCATTAAATCACTGGCCTGGCTGTTTATCTGGTCTTAATTGCCATGTATAATGAGGTTACTCAACCAATGGAACCTTTCTTGGGGGAACCATGCGGAGTAAATCCAGGCTGGTCCTGATTGCAGCGGTACTTCAGACAGCGCTTTTGATAGCCGTTTTCCTTCTGTCAGTAGATACCGCCACTGCTGGATATCCAGGCATGATCCGGGTGTCAACAAACAGCAGTGGCGCCGAAGCGCACGGTGACCTGAGCTTCGCCTCGGCGGACTACAGAAGTTCTGCTATCAGCGGATCGGGTCGGTACGTAGCCTTCGAATCGCGAGCCACCGATCTGGTTTCTGGTGATACCGACGAACTCAGCGATATCTTTGTCAAGGACGCTGAGACTGGTGCGACTACGATGGTATCGACTGATTCTGCGGGCGCCGCGGTCTATTCTGAAAGCATAAGGCCATCGATTTCCACGGATGGACGTTTTGTCACGTTCACATCAGATTCTCCAGATCTTGTAGCGGGCGATACCAATGGCGTCTCGGATGTTTTCCTGAAAGACACCCAGACGGGAGTGACCACCCGGATCTCAACCGATTCGTCCGGTGTTCAGGCGAATTCTTATGGGTTTTATTCTGCTATCTCAGGTGATGGGCGTTATGTGGCTTTCGAATCAGATGCAGACAATCTGGTTGCAGACGACACCAATCAAGCAACAGATATTTTCGTCAAGGACACCCTAACCAGTGTGACTGCCAGGGTTTCCACTGATTCATCCGGCAACCAGGCCACGCGCACGGATACTCCCTGGTTCGGAAACAGCATCAACATGGCGCCGACGATCTCACATGATGGCCGCTATGTTGCTTTCCAGTCATTCGCCGAGAACCTTGCAGCTGGGGATGCAAACGGCTGCTGGGACATATTCATCAAGGATACTGTGACCGGAGGCACAACTATAGTATCTACCGACACAGCTGGCTTTCAGAGTAACTTCCACAGCTATTATCCGTCTATCTCCGCCGACGGGCGCTATCTTGCGTTTGAATCCTGGTCCAACAACCTTGTCGCTGGTGATACAAACTATAGCTCTGATATATTCCAAAAGGACATTCTGACAGGCGTTACCATGAGGGTCTCAACCAGTTCGTCAGGAGACCAGGGAGCCTACAATACTCCCTTTCTGGGTGGCGGTTCCTTCACACCGACGATCTCCGCCGACGGGCGATATGTCACTTTCATTTCCGAGGCTGCAAACCTGGCGCCTGGAGATGTAAACCGGGAGCGCGACATCTTCGTCAAGGACACAGTTACCGGCGCAACCGCGCTGGTCTCGTCCGACGCGGTGGGAAGAAACGGCATCGGCTACAGCTACGGCCCGGCCATTTCCGCGGACGGCCGCTACATTTCATTCCTTTCCGAAGATTACCTGCTGGTCCCTGATGACACCAATGCCGCCCGCGACTACTATAGAGCCCGTAACTCCCTCGCGACCAACCTCTATTTTCCCTGGTACGACAATCTCTACGGGCGCACCTGGCTGATGATGGCCAATCCAGCCGGCAGCAGGACCAGTTCTTACTATAACTTCCTGGAAGGCGACGCCCTGGATGCGAACATCTCTGTAGCTTCTGGCAGCACCGCATTTCGCCGCTATGATGGCCAGATGGGCGGGCCGGCGCAGTCCTTCGCTACCAAATTCCAGCCTCTAGTCAGCGAGCGTTCGCTCTATGGCAGCTCATTCGAAGAGGTCTGGGCGACGCCTTACAAAGAACTGGATTCCCACTACTACTGGCCTAATTATCTGGGTTCGTCCATGGACATGTGGGTGCTGGCTGCCAATCCTGAGGAGAATGGCGAGGCGATCCAGGTGGATCTGACCATTTTGACTGAAGGATCGCCCGGCACGCCGGTCACACAACAGCAGGTGATCCAGCCTGGGGATAGCTGGACCCCGATCGTTCCCGGACTTGCGGGCTATAGCGTTGAGGTCGAGGCTTACAGGGTGGGTGGTGCCCCGGACAATCCTGCCGACGCGCGCAAGGTGATCGCCTCCGAGCGCTCGCTGATGGCAGGCGCCTTCAACGAGATGCCGGGTATCCCGGCGTCGCGGCTCAGCGATCACTGGCTCTGGCCCTGGTATGACAGTCTCAACAGCCTGGACTTCATCTGTGTCGGTAATCCCGGCAGCCAGCCGGTCTGGGTCTCTGTTTATGTGGGTGGCGTGCTCAGGGGTACGCCCCATCAACTTGCCGCAGGGCAGGTGCAAAACTGGGGCAGCTATCTGGAGAGGTACGCCGACGGTCCGGTGGAGGTATACGGCTGCGCCAACGGCTCAGTACCCTGTGATACTCCCGCTGACATCTATGCTTCGCAGGCTGTGGTATTCGGTCCTTCATATCAGGAGACGTCCGGAATCAGATATGAAGACCTGCTGCCGACAGCCCACTGGACCTGGTACGACATGAGCACGCCAGGCTCAGCTGATTGGGTTCTGGTTTCGAATCCAAACGATTACGAGATCTATTATGAGATCAGCATGCCCGGCCTGGATACAGCCGGGGACATTCGCGCCCATGGGATCCTTGGGCCGGGAGACACAGTTACTCCCACATTCCCTGGTTTTATCGGTGGCCCGGTCCAGGTAAGCGCCTGGCGTGATTCCCAGAAGAACGTGACTGCGAGCATATACAGTTCGCAGCGGGTTCTCTGGAACGGCTATTTCAACGAGCTGACTGGTTTGGGCTTTTGATCAGCAGGCGGGTGCCAGGCTGAAATTGCTTGATATCAACCTGAAGGCGCCACCGCCGGCGTCGCCGGCTGTACCGGCAATATCTGGCCGCAGGTGGGACTGGTCGGCTTGCCGTTGAAACGATCGTCCAGCCACATGGTCACTGTCGGTCCCGAGACTTTGGCCGCTACCTGGTGGCCGATGCCGCCGAACCACATCGTGGTCAGGTTTGAGCCGGCATCGCATGAGCGTTGAACATAAAGCATCGTGGTGTTCGGCAGCACTACCTGGTCGTCCAGGCCCTGGGCGATCAGCAGCGGCTGGTCCGGCGGTAGCACCGCAGGGGTCTCACTAGTGGAAGCGCTGTACCATGCCGGAAACGTGACCGGATTGTTCTGGAAGAAGTCCTGCCCGAGCTCTTTCCTTATCAGGGCTTCGTCTCCACCCTTCGCCAGGCAATCATTGGCCATGGACTCATACCTTTTCTGCCCCGACGAAGATATGACGTCGTCGACGGGGATATCCGGATAGACGCCGGGCCAGGCGACCAGGACCTCGGGTCCGATGACCCAGCCTACAACCGACTGGTATTGCTCGGAAAACAGCGTCGCCAGTTCGGCGGCAGGTGCGGCGGCAGCCGTCGCGACAAGGTCCAGCTCGGGAGCGTAAGACTCTGATTCCATGGCAGTGAAGAGGGCCGCGTGGCCTCCCTGGGAGTGCCCCCAGACGGCATATTCCTTTCCCGCATACGCGGCTTCGACCCGCTGAGCAGCCCGGACGGAATTGATGACATCCCTGGCTTCGTCACGGCCGACCAGATAGCGCTCGGTGCCCGGCGTACCGAGGCCGGCGTAATCGGTGGCGGCTACCACCCAGCCGCGCGCCAGCATCTCCGAAAGCCAGCTCATGTCCCCGATCGGATCCTCGGTACGCGACGGGGC
Above is a genomic segment from Actinomycetota bacterium containing:
- the ygiD gene encoding 4,5-DOPA dioxygenase extradiol, translating into MNPEQFRHQAEKFPGTEKMPALFVGHGSPLNGIEDNTYSRAWKELGGRLPRPAAVLSVSAHWLTHGTSVHTSPRPRTIHDFWGFPEELYGIEYACPGAPELAEDLISLVRKTRVERDRDWGLDHGTWVPLLRLFPDADIPVFQLSIDMSKPSEFHYRIGKELAPLRDKGVLIVGSGNIVHNLGRVDYDPDADPYDWSIEFDELSRKLIEEGDHEALIEYTRLGPAAMLSIPTPDHYWPLLYILALKGQEETVGFPVNGIAHGSVSMRAVAIGF
- a CDS encoding TetR/AcrR family transcriptional regulator C-terminal domain-containing protein, with translation MAPPRKRASSDEGKSRPGLTREAIIAAALEIVDKEGLDALSMRHLGSVLKVDPMAIYYHVPNKSALLDGLMEAVMSEIDLSLDDPSQPGPERIRVAAHMYRNVMMAHPNAVQVVAVRNLNTTESFRPVEFLLGVFVEAGLSPAMAMAAVDIFALFVRGFVLFETGKTLAEEAACKGCEAADLLKQILPMDEFPVMYEVMAKTRFNTADEEFDLGIRALIRGMFETFNENAEQIEECD
- a CDS encoding MMPL family transporter, whose amino-acid sequence is MSLSTGKVAAKCARHPWMTIGVWLVILVAAIAASSMLLSSALTTEMKFTSPTESDQGFNLLSDRLRGPERVKEIAVVTSKDATVDDPAFKAQVDLLALDLIALGSDVVEGGTYYYQFRDETLVSKDRHTTILPIVMAGTIADAIDNVDQIHEVAADAAERSGYEIVVTGTASSNAESNQLSESDLQKAELFGIPVAMIILVVVFGTLVAAGLPLILAGFSIIIAIGITALVGQQFEMSFFVVNMITMMGMAVGIDYSLFVVSRYREELLAGRDRYEAIEIAGSTASRAVLFSGMTVILALAGLLIVPMSIFYSLGAGAIFVVAVSVLAALTLLPAVLGLMGEKINSLRVPFIHSYEAGREGGEGGRFWDWITRKVMGRPVISAVLAVSLLLLPALYYFQIETGANGINALPAEFESRRGFEILDREFSFGLVSPVEIVIDGDVNSPAVKDAIARLQEELKGDEVFYGNGQVQTNDSGDLALLSVPVSGSPESDQATGAVKKLRQEYIPRIFADSGADVKITGASAMNLDYFNMTDDYRPIVFIFVLGLSFVLLTVVFHSLVVPLKAILMNLLSVGAAYGLIVLVFQEGIGASLFGFQQVPVIEAWVPIFLFSVLFGLSMDYHVFLLGRIRENYVLTGDNSESVASGLRSTGRIITGAALIMVAVFSGFASGQLVMFQQMGFGLAVSVLLDATIVRSVLVPATMKLLGDWNWYLPRWLQWLPDVHVEGGGGEPRDATVDSSSVSGHTEAGLRRH
- a CDS encoding PD40 domain-containing protein: MRSKSRLVLIAAVLQTALLIAVFLLSVDTATAGYPGMIRVSTNSSGAEAHGDLSFASADYRSSAISGSGRYVAFESRATDLVSGDTDELSDIFVKDAETGATTMVSTDSAGAAVYSESIRPSISTDGRFVTFTSDSPDLVAGDTNGVSDVFLKDTQTGVTTRISTDSSGVQANSYGFYSAISGDGRYVAFESDADNLVADDTNQATDIFVKDTLTSVTARVSTDSSGNQATRTDTPWFGNSINMAPTISHDGRYVAFQSFAENLAAGDANGCWDIFIKDTVTGGTTIVSTDTAGFQSNFHSYYPSISADGRYLAFESWSNNLVAGDTNYSSDIFQKDILTGVTMRVSTSSSGDQGAYNTPFLGGGSFTPTISADGRYVTFISEAANLAPGDVNRERDIFVKDTVTGATALVSSDAVGRNGIGYSYGPAISADGRYISFLSEDYLLVPDDTNAARDYYRARNSLATNLYFPWYDNLYGRTWLMMANPAGSRTSSYYNFLEGDALDANISVASGSTAFRRYDGQMGGPAQSFATKFQPLVSERSLYGSSFEEVWATPYKELDSHYYWPNYLGSSMDMWVLAANPEENGEAIQVDLTILTEGSPGTPVTQQQVIQPGDSWTPIVPGLAGYSVEVEAYRVGGAPDNPADARKVIASERSLMAGAFNEMPGIPASRLSDHWLWPWYDSLNSLDFICVGNPGSQPVWVSVYVGGVLRGTPHQLAAGQVQNWGSYLERYADGPVEVYGCANGSVPCDTPADIYASQAVVFGPSYQETSGIRYEDLLPTAHWTWYDMSTPGSADWVLVSNPNDYEIYYEISMPGLDTAGDIRAHGILGPGDTVTPTFPGFIGGPVQVSAWRDSQKNVTASIYSSQRVLWNGYFNELTGLGF
- a CDS encoding alpha/beta fold hydrolase, yielding MNAKPKAGFVARHRLLTAVGVVILIALFALAIKVGREDIKEDERQKTLESFYAPPSPLPAGAPGTIISQEPLDVSIPGGGQGVRVLYLSQQSDGTMTASSGMVFYPEGPAPAEKRKVVAWAHPTVGMGDACAPSRTEDPIGDMSWLSEMLARGWVVAATDYAGLGTPGTERYLVGRDEARDVINSVRAAQRVEAAYAGKEYAVWGHSQGGHAALFTAMESESYAPELDLVATAAAAPAAELATLFSEQYQSVVGWVIGPEVLVAWPGVYPDIPVDDVISSSGQKRYESMANDCLAKGGDEALIRKELGQDFFQNNPVTFPAWYSASTSETPAVLPPDQPLLIAQGLDDQVVLPNTTMLYVQRSCDAGSNLTTMWFGGIGHQVAAKVSGPTVTMWLDDRFNGKPTSPTCGQILPVQPATPAVAPSG